One Rosa chinensis cultivar Old Blush chromosome 5, RchiOBHm-V2, whole genome shotgun sequence genomic region harbors:
- the LOC112202709 gene encoding G-type lectin S-receptor-like serine/threonine-protein kinase RLK1 — protein sequence MAFTVRLFLLSSLLLIPTYVLAQTNGSIAVGASLSTAGNSSWLSPSGDFAFGFQQLENNDLFLLSIWFAKIPDKTIVWYANGDKPAPDGSVVNLTANSGLVLTSPQGDQLWKSNQTIAGVVAHGVMHDTGNFVLENEQSAKLWETFKNPTDTMLPGQILERGGKLSSRNSETDYRRGHFQLDFQDDGNLVLSGQKPYYSTGTTTGSVPGSEGLQLVFNDSGNFYILRVNGGHYKFTAAERAARDYYLRTTLSFDGVLAQYFLPKTSVGNISWWFPLWSEP from the coding sequence ATGGCTTTTACCGTACgtttgtttttgctttcttcATTGCTTCTGATACCAACTTATGTGCTTGCACAAACTAATGGTAGCATAGCTGTGGGTGCTTCTCTCTCCACAGCAGGTAACTCCTCATGGCTTTCTCCCTCGGGTGATTTTGCCTTTGGGTTTCAGCAACTTGAAAACAATGATCTTTTCTTGCTTTCTATATGGTTTGCCAAGATACCAGACAAAACCATAGTTTGGTATGCAAATGGGGATAAGCCTGCACCTGATGGTTCAGTTGTGAATTTGACTGCTAACAGTGGGCTAGTTCTTACAAGTCCTCAGGGTGACCAGTTATGGAAATCCAATCAAACCATTGCTGGCGTTGTTGCTCATGGGGTTATGCACGATACAGGTAACTTTGTTCTGGAGAACGAGCAGTCAGCAAAGTTATGGGAGACGTTCAAGAATCCTACTGATACCATGTTGCCTGGGCAAATACTGGAAAGAGGAGGGAAGCTTTCTTCTCGAAATTCAGAGACCGACTATAGGAGAGGTCACTTCCAGCTAGATTTTCAAGATGATGGAAATCTTGTGCTTAGCGGGCAAAAGCCTTATTATTCAACCGGGACTACCACAGGGAGTGTTCCAGGTAGTGAAGGTCTGCAGTTGGTTTTCAATGACTCAGGTAACTTCTATATTCTGCGAGTGAATGGTGGACATTATAAATTCACAGCAGCGGAACGTGCAGCAAGGGACTACTATCTCCGGACAACTCTCAGCTTTGATGGGGTTTTGGCTCAATATTTCCTCCCAAAGACTTCTGTTGGCAATATAAGCTGGTGGTTTCCTCTTTGGTCAGAGCCATAA